The Streptomyces sp. NBC_01275 genome has a segment encoding these proteins:
- the rpsG gene encoding 30S ribosomal protein S7, which yields MPRKGPAPKRPVIIDPVYGSPLVTSLINKVLLNGKRSTAERIVYGAMEGLREKTGNDPVITLKRALENIKPTIEVKSRRVGGATYQVPIEVKPGRASTLALRWLVGYSRARREKTMTERLLNELLDASNGLGAAVKKREDTHKMAESNKAFAHYRW from the coding sequence ATGCCTCGTAAGGGCCCTGCCCCGAAGCGCCCGGTCATCATCGACCCGGTCTACGGTTCTCCTCTTGTCACGTCGCTCATCAACAAGGTGCTGCTGAACGGCAAGCGCTCCACCGCCGAGCGCATCGTCTACGGCGCCATGGAGGGCCTGCGCGAGAAGACCGGCAACGACCCGGTCATCACGCTGAAGCGCGCTCTCGAGAACATCAAGCCGACCATCGAGGTCAAGTCCCGCCGTGTCGGTGGCGCGACCTACCAGGTCCCGATCGAGGTCAAGCCCGGCCGCGCGAGCACCCTCGCTCTGCGCTGGCTCGTCGGCTACTCCCGCGCCCGTCGCGAGAAGACCATGACCGAGCGCCTGCTCAACGAGCTTCTCGACGCGTCCAACGGCCTCGGCGCCGCTGTGAAGAAGCGCGAGGACACCCACAAGATGGCCGAGTCCAACAAGGCCTTCGCGCACTACCGCTGGTAG
- the fusA gene encoding elongation factor G, protein MATTSLDLAKVRNIGIMAHIDAGKTTTTERILFYTGVSYKIGEVHDGAATMDWMEQEQERGITITSAATTCHWPLADVDHTINIIDTPGHVDFTVEVERSLRVLDGAVTVFDGVAGVEPQSETVWRQADRYGVPRICFVNKLDRTGAEFHRCVDMISNRLGATPIVMQLPIGAEADFKGVVDLVTMKAFVWSAEAEKGEMYDVVDIPATHTEAAEEYRGKLVETVAENDDEIMELYLEGQEPSVEQLYAAIRRITIASGKSQDVTVTPVFCGTAFKNKGVQPLLDAVVRYLPSPLDVEAIEGHAVNDPEEIVKRKPSDDEPLSALAFKIMSDPHLGKLTFVRVYSGRLESGTAVLNSVKGKKERIGKIYRMHANKREEIAAVGAGDIVAVMGLKQTTTGETLCDDKNPVILESMDFPAPVIQVAIEPKSKGDQEKLGIAIQRLAEEDPSFQVHSDEETGQTIIGGMGELHLEVLVDRMRREFKVEANVGKPQVAYRETIRKAVDRVDYTHKKQTGGTGQFAKVQIAIEPIEGGDASYEFVNKVTGGRIPKEYIPSVDAGAQEAMQFGILAGYEMTGVRVTLLDGGYHEVDSSELAFKIAGSQAFKEAARKASPVLLEPMMAVEVTTPEDYMGEVIGDINSRRGQIQAMEERAGARVVKGLVPLSEMFGYVGDLRSKTSGRASYSMQFDSYAEVPRNVAEEIIAKAKGE, encoded by the coding sequence ATGGCTACCACTTCACTTGACCTGGCCAAGGTCCGCAACATCGGGATCATGGCCCACATCGACGCGGGCAAGACGACCACCACCGAGCGGATCCTGTTCTACACCGGCGTCTCCTACAAGATCGGTGAGGTCCACGACGGCGCCGCCACGATGGACTGGATGGAGCAGGAGCAGGAGCGTGGCATCACGATCACCTCTGCTGCCACCACCTGTCACTGGCCGCTTGCCGACGTCGACCACACCATCAACATCATCGACACCCCGGGCCACGTCGACTTCACCGTCGAGGTGGAGCGTTCCCTTCGTGTGCTCGACGGCGCTGTGACGGTGTTCGACGGTGTCGCAGGTGTCGAGCCCCAGTCCGAGACCGTGTGGCGTCAGGCGGACCGCTACGGCGTCCCGCGCATCTGCTTCGTCAACAAGCTCGACCGGACCGGCGCCGAGTTCCACCGCTGCGTCGACATGATCAGCAACCGCCTGGGCGCGACGCCGATCGTCATGCAGCTCCCGATCGGTGCCGAGGCCGACTTCAAGGGCGTCGTCGACCTGGTCACGATGAAGGCCTTCGTGTGGTCCGCCGAGGCGGAGAAGGGCGAGATGTACGACGTGGTCGACATCCCGGCCACCCACACCGAGGCTGCCGAGGAGTACCGCGGCAAGCTCGTCGAGACCGTCGCCGAGAACGACGACGAGATCATGGAGCTGTACCTGGAGGGCCAGGAGCCCTCGGTGGAGCAGCTGTACGCCGCGATCCGTCGTATCACCATCGCGTCCGGCAAGTCCCAGGACGTCACGGTCACCCCCGTGTTCTGCGGTACCGCGTTCAAGAACAAGGGCGTTCAGCCCCTGCTCGACGCGGTCGTGCGCTACCTCCCCTCCCCGCTCGACGTCGAGGCCATCGAAGGCCACGCCGTGAACGACCCGGAGGAGATCGTCAAGCGCAAGCCGTCCGACGACGAGCCGCTGTCCGCGCTGGCGTTCAAGATCATGAGCGACCCGCACCTCGGCAAGCTCACCTTCGTCCGGGTCTACTCGGGCCGCCTGGAGTCCGGCACCGCCGTGCTGAACTCCGTCAAGGGCAAGAAGGAGCGCATCGGCAAGATCTACCGCATGCACGCGAACAAGCGTGAGGAGATCGCGGCGGTCGGCGCCGGCGACATCGTCGCCGTCATGGGTCTGAAGCAGACCACGACCGGCGAGACGCTGTGCGACGACAAGAACCCGGTGATCCTGGAGTCCATGGACTTCCCGGCGCCGGTCATCCAGGTCGCCATCGAGCCCAAGTCGAAGGGCGACCAGGAGAAGCTGGGCATCGCGATCCAGCGCCTGGCCGAGGAGGACCCGTCGTTCCAGGTCCACTCGGACGAGGAGACCGGCCAGACCATCATCGGTGGCATGGGCGAGCTGCACCTCGAGGTGCTGGTCGACCGTATGCGCCGTGAGTTCAAGGTCGAGGCCAACGTCGGCAAGCCGCAGGTCGCCTACCGTGAGACCATCCGCAAGGCGGTCGACCGGGTCGACTACACGCACAAGAAGCAGACTGGTGGAACCGGCCAGTTCGCCAAGGTGCAGATCGCGATCGAGCCGATCGAGGGCGGCGACGCCTCGTACGAGTTCGTGAACAAGGTCACCGGTGGCCGTATCCCGAAGGAGTACATCCCCTCGGTGGACGCCGGTGCGCAGGAGGCCATGCAGTTCGGCATCCTCGCGGGCTACGAGATGACGGGCGTCCGCGTCACGCTTCTCGACGGTGGCTACCACGAGGTCGACTCCTCCGAGCTCGCCTTCAAGATCGCCGGTTCGCAGGCGTTCAAGGAGGCCGCGCGCAAGGCCAGCCCCGTGCTGCTCGAGCCGATGATGGCCGTCGAGGTCACCACGCCCGAGGACTACATGGGCGAGGTCATCGGCGACATCAACTCCCGCCGTGGCCAGATCCAGGCCATGGAGGAGCGTGCCGGCGCCCGCGTCGTGAAGGGCCTCGTGCCCCTCTCGGAGATGTTCGGCTACGTCGGAGACCTCCGCAGCAAGACCTCGGGTCGCGCAAGCTACTCGATGCAGTTCGACTCCTACGCCGAGGTTCCGAGGAACGTCGCCGAGGAGATCATCGCGAAGGCCAAGGGCGAGTAA
- the tuf gene encoding elongation factor Tu produces the protein MAKAKFERTKPHVNIGTIGHIDHGKTTLTAAITKVLHDKYPDLNEASAFDQIDKAPEERQRGITISIAHVEYQTETRHYAHVDCPGHADYIKNMITGAAQMDGAILVVAATDGPMPQTKEHVLLARQVGVPYIVVALNKADMVDDEEILELVELEVRELLSEYEFPGDDLPVVKVSALKALEGDPEWGQSVLDLMAAVDEAIPEPERDVDKPFLMPIEDVFTITGRGTVVTGRIERGVLKVNETVDIIGIKTEKTTTTVTGIEMFRKLLDEGQAGENVGLLLRGIKREDVERGQVIIKPGSVTPHTDFEAQAYILSKDEGGRHTPFFNNYRPQFYFRTTDVTGVVTLPEGTEMVMPGDNTEMKVELIQPIAMEEGLKFAIREGGRTVGAGQVIKITK, from the coding sequence GTGGCGAAGGCGAAGTTCGAGCGGACTAAGCCGCACGTCAACATCGGCACCATCGGTCACATCGACCACGGTAAGACGACCCTCACGGCCGCCATTACCAAGGTGCTGCACGACAAGTACCCGGACCTGAACGAGGCCTCGGCCTTCGACCAGATCGACAAGGCTCCCGAAGAGCGCCAGCGCGGTATCACCATCTCCATCGCGCACGTCGAGTACCAGACGGAGACGCGTCACTACGCGCACGTCGACTGCCCGGGTCACGCGGACTACATCAAGAACATGATCACCGGTGCGGCCCAGATGGACGGTGCCATCCTCGTGGTCGCCGCCACCGACGGCCCGATGCCGCAGACCAAGGAGCACGTGCTCCTGGCCCGCCAGGTCGGCGTGCCGTACATCGTCGTCGCCCTGAACAAGGCCGACATGGTGGACGACGAGGAGATCCTGGAGCTCGTCGAGCTCGAGGTCCGTGAGCTCCTCTCCGAGTACGAGTTCCCGGGCGACGACCTGCCGGTCGTCAAGGTCTCGGCGCTCAAGGCGCTCGAGGGCGACCCGGAGTGGGGCCAGTCCGTTCTGGACCTCATGGCGGCCGTCGACGAGGCGATCCCGGAGCCGGAGCGCGACGTCGACAAGCCGTTCCTCATGCCGATCGAGGACGTCTTCACGATCACCGGTCGCGGTACGGTCGTCACCGGCCGTATCGAGCGTGGTGTCCTGAAGGTCAACGAGACCGTCGACATCATCGGCATCAAGACCGAGAAGACCACCACCACGGTCACCGGCATCGAGATGTTCCGCAAGCTGCTCGACGAGGGCCAGGCGGGCGAGAACGTCGGTCTGCTCCTCCGTGGCATCAAGCGCGAGGACGTCGAGCGCGGCCAGGTCATCATCAAGCCGGGTTCGGTCACGCCGCACACCGACTTCGAGGCCCAGGCCTACATCCTGTCCAAGGACGAGGGTGGCCGTCACACGCCGTTCTTCAACAACTACCGTCCGCAGTTCTACTTCCGTACGACGGACGTGACGGGCGTTGTGACCCTCCCCGAGGGCACCGAGATGGTGATGCCGGGTGACAACACCGAGATGAAGGTGGAGCTCATCCAGCCCATCGCCATGGAAGAGGGCCTGAAGTTCGCCATCCGCGAGGGTGGTCGCACGGTGGGCGCCGGCCAGGTCATCAAGATCACCAAGTAG
- a CDS encoding acyltransferase: protein MTGLALTRGAQPLPPLTALPHPAAGPARPGRERSRRLYAVDGIRLLAALMVALHHYAGTRRVNQPHNLIWDRPVSDIMPTVFHVATYGWIGVEIFFVISGFVICMSCWGRTPRQFFVSRVIRLYPAYWFAVLFTTAVLAAAPGVWERLRLRDVLLNLTMLQSGSGVQNVDGVYWTLWSELRFYLLFLAVVATGLTYRKVVVFCCAWGAAAMLAPVSKWPLLELIANPEGAWYFIAGLALYLMHRFGQDVLLWGILAMSWLMAQKELGTRIDEVEHVSSWRGAVLIFTAFLLLMVSVALGHTDRIRWRWLATAGSLTYPLYLMHYAAGTAVISRLRDEMDPRLLVAAVLTGFLLLSWAVHRWVERPLAGAVKRGLEGAFGRVRGVGQGARG, encoded by the coding sequence ATGACTGGCTTGGCTCTCACACGCGGTGCGCAGCCGCTGCCCCCGCTCACCGCACTGCCCCACCCGGCCGCCGGCCCCGCCCGGCCGGGACGCGAGCGCTCCCGCCGCCTCTACGCCGTGGACGGCATCCGCCTCCTCGCGGCCCTCATGGTCGCCCTGCACCACTACGCCGGCACCCGCCGCGTCAACCAGCCGCACAACCTCATCTGGGACCGCCCGGTCTCCGACATCATGCCGACGGTGTTCCACGTCGCGACCTACGGCTGGATCGGCGTCGAGATCTTCTTCGTGATCAGCGGCTTCGTGATCTGCATGTCGTGCTGGGGCCGGACCCCGCGCCAGTTCTTCGTGTCCCGGGTCATCCGCCTCTACCCGGCCTACTGGTTCGCGGTCCTCTTCACCACCGCCGTGCTGGCGGCGGCGCCGGGCGTCTGGGAACGCCTGCGCCTACGGGACGTACTCCTCAACCTGACGATGCTCCAGTCCGGTTCGGGCGTCCAGAACGTCGACGGCGTCTACTGGACCCTCTGGTCGGAGCTGCGCTTCTACCTGCTCTTCCTGGCGGTGGTCGCCACGGGCCTGACCTACCGCAAGGTGGTCGTCTTCTGCTGCGCATGGGGCGCGGCGGCGATGCTGGCGCCGGTGTCGAAGTGGCCTCTCCTGGAACTGATCGCCAACCCGGAGGGGGCCTGGTACTTCATCGCGGGCCTCGCCCTCTACCTGATGCACCGCTTCGGCCAGGACGTTCTGTTGTGGGGGATCCTCGCGATGTCCTGGCTGATGGCTCAGAAGGAACTGGGCACCCGGATAGACGAGGTCGAACACGTGTCGAGCTGGCGAGGAGCGGTGCTGATCTTCACGGCGTTCCTGCTGCTCATGGTCTCTGTCGCCCTCGGCCACACGGACCGCATCCGCTGGCGCTGGCTGGCGACGGCGGGAAGCCTGACGTATCCCCTCTACCTGATGCACTACGCGGCGGGTACGGCGGTCATCAGCCGCCTGCGCGACGAGATGGACCCCCGGCTGCTGGTGGCGGCGGTCCTGACCGGCTTCCTGCTGCTGAGCTGGGCGGTTCACCGGTGGGTGGAGCGGCCGCTGGCGGGGGCGGTGAAGCGGGGGTTGGAGGGGGCGTTCGGGCGGGTGCGGGGGGTTGGGCAGGGGGCCCGGGGTTGA
- a CDS encoding DUF397 domain-containing protein: MIRDLVWFKSSYSSSSEGDSCIEIATTPVAIHVRDSKVADGPTFNVASAAWTEFVAHASDR, translated from the coding sequence ATGATCCGGGACCTGGTGTGGTTCAAGAGCAGCTACAGCAGCAGCTCCGAGGGCGACTCCTGCATCGAAATCGCCACCACCCCCGTCGCCATCCACGTCCGTGACTCCAAGGTCGCCGACGGCCCCACCTTCAACGTCGCCTCGGCCGCATGGACGGAATTCGTGGCCCACGCCTCAGACCGTTAG
- a CDS encoding AAA family ATPase has protein sequence MDTPRLEEVRLTSFKSFTEQRLPLNDLTVLIGRNGSGKSNALDGLMVLSRLAALGESLRDALDGPRSGGEEPVRGGAGGCAPLGELSFRLGCRVRSGQAVYDLDVEIATFPEVRVLHEELTAVEGVRYAGRRLGAGRPLLVSDPADVRRGDLNVRCFNGRRGTDPGMPFSSDRLLTGQVPLRVPVTTEANKLLHEASQDVLGVLREVFMLDPVPHLMRQYVNSRDGELRRSGDNLSAAVVELMRKDRAAFTRLTQLVAGMPEYPVRAIGWVETRFGDVQLLLKEAGYHGAEHDVPARLLSDGMLRFLAFGTALLSAPDADDEALGWAQRHLVIEEIENGLYPTQAARVLHLMKEESQHRRIDVLFTTHSPALLNSLTAEDHSGVVVCTRDPESGESRLTRLTELPGYVDLLAAGDLGDAVSKGRLPDALRPRDTGVDTVEDFLRSL, from the coding sequence GTGGACACTCCGCGACTGGAGGAGGTGCGCCTGACCTCTTTCAAGAGCTTCACCGAACAGCGTCTGCCGCTCAACGACCTGACGGTGCTCATCGGCCGCAACGGCAGCGGCAAGTCGAACGCCCTGGACGGACTGATGGTGCTGTCCCGGCTGGCGGCGCTGGGGGAGTCGCTGCGGGACGCTCTGGACGGTCCGCGCAGCGGTGGCGAAGAGCCGGTCCGAGGAGGTGCGGGGGGTTGCGCGCCACTGGGGGAGCTGTCGTTTCGGCTGGGCTGCCGGGTCCGGTCCGGGCAGGCCGTCTACGACCTCGATGTGGAGATCGCGACCTTCCCCGAGGTACGGGTGCTGCACGAGGAGCTGACGGCGGTCGAGGGCGTGCGCTACGCGGGCCGGCGACTGGGGGCAGGCCGCCCCCTGCTGGTCAGCGACCCGGCGGACGTCCGGCGAGGCGACCTCAACGTGCGGTGCTTCAACGGGCGGCGTGGCACGGACCCGGGCATGCCGTTCTCCTCGGACCGCCTCCTGACGGGCCAGGTGCCGCTGCGCGTCCCGGTGACCACCGAGGCGAACAAACTGCTCCACGAGGCATCCCAGGACGTCCTCGGGGTCCTTCGCGAGGTCTTCATGCTGGATCCGGTCCCGCACCTGATGAGGCAGTACGTGAACTCCCGTGACGGGGAGCTCAGGCGCAGCGGCGACAACCTCAGCGCGGCCGTCGTGGAGCTGATGAGAAAGGACCGGGCAGCCTTCACCCGGCTCACCCAGCTGGTGGCCGGCATGCCGGAGTACCCGGTGCGGGCGATCGGCTGGGTGGAGACAAGGTTCGGCGACGTGCAGCTCCTCCTGAAGGAGGCGGGCTATCACGGAGCGGAGCACGACGTCCCGGCGAGGCTCCTCAGCGACGGCATGCTCCGCTTCCTCGCCTTCGGCACGGCGCTGCTCAGCGCTCCGGACGCGGACGACGAGGCGCTCGGCTGGGCTCAGCGCCACCTGGTCATCGAGGAGATCGAGAACGGTCTCTACCCCACGCAGGCCGCCCGGGTGCTGCACCTGATGAAAGAGGAGTCGCAGCACCGCCGTATCGACGTCCTGTTCACCACGCACAGCCCGGCCCTGCTCAACTCCCTCACCGCCGAGGACCACTCCGGCGTCGTCGTGTGCACCAGGGATCCGGAGTCGGGCGAGAGCAGGCTGACGCGGCTCACAGAACTGCCGGGCTATGTGGATCTTCTCGCCGCAGGCGATCTGGGGGACGCGGTGAGCAAAGGGCGGCTGCCCGACGCGCTGCGCCCCCGGGACACGGGCGTGGACACCGTCGAGGACTTCCTGAGGAGCCTGTGA
- the rpsJ gene encoding 30S ribosomal protein S10, which produces MAGQKIRIRLKAYDHEVIDSSAKKIVETVTRTGASVAGPVPLPTEKNVYCVIKSPHKYKDSREHFEMRTHKRLIDILDPTPKTVDSLMRLDLPAGVDIEIKL; this is translated from the coding sequence ATGGCGGGACAGAAGATCCGCATCCGGCTCAAGGCCTACGACCACGAGGTCATCGACAGCTCGGCGAAGAAGATCGTCGAGACGGTGACCCGCACTGGTGCGTCGGTCGCGGGCCCGGTGCCGCTGCCCACTGAGAAGAACGTGTACTGCGTCATCAAGTCGCCGCACAAGTACAAGGACTCGCGCGAGCACTTCGAGATGCGCACGCACAAGCGCCTGATCGACATTCTCGACCCGACCCCCAAGACCGTTGACTCTCTGATGCGACTCGACCTCCCGGCCGGTGTCGACATCGAGATCAAGCTCTGA
- the rplC gene encoding 50S ribosomal protein L3, with the protein MAKQIKGILGEKLGMTQVWDENNRVVPVTVVKASPNVVTQVRTNDSDGYESVQIAFGEIDPRKVNKPLKGHFAKADVTPRRHLVEIRTADASEYTLGQEITAEVFEAGVKVDVTGKSKGKGFAGVMKRHNFKGLGAGHGTQRKHRSPGSIGGCATPGRVFKGLRMAGRMGNERVTTQNLTVHAVDAEKGLLLIKGAVPGPNGGLVLVRTAAKGA; encoded by the coding sequence ATGGCTAAGCAGATCAAGGGCATCCTGGGCGAGAAGCTCGGCATGACGCAGGTGTGGGACGAGAACAACCGTGTTGTTCCGGTCACCGTCGTCAAGGCCAGCCCCAACGTCGTGACCCAGGTCCGTACGAACGACAGTGACGGCTACGAGTCGGTCCAGATCGCCTTCGGCGAGATCGACCCGCGCAAGGTGAACAAGCCCCTCAAGGGTCACTTCGCCAAGGCCGACGTCACCCCCCGTCGCCACCTCGTCGAGATCCGCACCGCGGACGCCTCCGAGTACACGCTGGGCCAGGAGATCACCGCTGAGGTGTTCGAGGCCGGCGTGAAGGTCGACGTGACCGGCAAGAGCAAGGGCAAGGGCTTCGCCGGTGTCATGAAGCGTCACAACTTCAAGGGCCTCGGCGCCGGACACGGCACCCAGCGCAAGCACCGCTCTCCCGGTTCCATCGGTGGCTGCGCCACCCCGGGCCGCGTGTTCAAGGGCCTCCGCATGGCGGGTCGCATGGGCAACGAGCGTGTCACCACCCAGAACCTGACCGTCCACGCCGTTGACGCGGAGAAGGGTCTGCTGCTCATCAAGGGCGCTGTCCCCGGTCCGAACGGCGGCCTCGTCCTGGTCCGCACCGCGGCCAAGGGGGCCTGA
- the rplD gene encoding 50S ribosomal protein L4 — protein MSTVDILSPAGEKTGSVELPAEIFGVEKISIPLIHQVVVAQNAAARQGTHKTKRRGEVRGGGKKPYRQKGTGRARQGSTRAPQFAGGGVVHGPQPRDYSQRTPKKMKAAALRHALTDRARHNRIHVVTGVIEGEAPSTKAARTLFGKISERKNLLLVVDRADEAAWLSARNLPQVHILEPGQLNTYDVIVSDDVVFTQAALESFVAGPQANDTEGSDA, from the coding sequence ATGAGCACTGTTGACATCCTTTCGCCTGCAGGCGAGAAGACCGGAAGCGTCGAGCTCCCCGCGGAGATCTTCGGCGTGGAGAAGATCAGCATCCCGCTGATCCACCAGGTCGTCGTCGCGCAGAACGCGGCTGCCCGCCAGGGCACGCACAAGACCAAGCGCCGCGGTGAAGTCCGCGGTGGCGGTAAGAAGCCTTACCGTCAGAAGGGCACCGGCCGCGCGCGCCAGGGCTCGACCCGCGCGCCGCAGTTCGCCGGCGGTGGCGTCGTCCACGGCCCGCAGCCGCGTGACTACTCCCAGCGGACCCCGAAGAAGATGAAGGCTGCCGCTCTGCGTCACGCCCTCACCGACCGGGCCCGCCACAACCGCATTCACGTCGTCACCGGCGTGATCGAGGGCGAGGCTCCCTCCACGAAGGCCGCTCGGACGCTGTTCGGCAAGATCTCGGAGCGCAAGAACCTGCTCCTGGTCGTCGACCGCGCCGACGAGGCCGCGTGGCTGTCCGCCCGCAACCTGCCCCAGGTGCACATCCTGGAGCCGGGCCAGCTGAACACGTACGACGTGATCGTCTCGGACGACGTGGTCTTCACCCAGGCCGCTCTCGAGTCCTTCGTCGCCGGCCCGCAGGCCAACGACACCGAAGGGAGTGACGCCTGA
- the rplW gene encoding 50S ribosomal protein L23, whose amino-acid sequence MATRHPSIAPKAAKAAKAARVAKARRHAAEGKNTVVTAPSKAYTDPRDVLLKPVVSEKSYALLDENKYTFIVDPTANKTQIKQAVQAVFSVKVTGVNTINRQGKRKRTKTGFGQRASTKRAIVTLAEGDRIDIFGGPTA is encoded by the coding sequence ATGGCTACGCGTCACCCGAGCATCGCCCCCAAGGCTGCGAAGGCCGCCAAGGCCGCGCGCGTCGCCAAGGCACGCCGCCACGCCGCCGAGGGCAAGAACACCGTCGTCACCGCGCCCAGCAAGGCGTACACGGACCCCCGTGACGTGCTGCTGAAGCCGGTCGTGTCGGAGAAGAGCTACGCGCTCCTCGACGAGAACAAGTACACGTTCATCGTCGACCCCACCGCGAACAAGACCCAGATCAAGCAGGCCGTCCAGGCGGTCTTCTCGGTCAAGGTCACCGGGGTCAACACGATCAACCGCCAGGGCAAGCGCAAGCGCACCAAGACCGGTTTCGGTCAGCGCGCGAGCACCAAGCGCGCGATCGTGACCCTCGCTGAGGGCGACCGTATCGACATCTTCGGCGGTCCGACCGCCTGA